From the Xenorhabdus ishibashii genome, one window contains:
- a CDS encoding integrase domain-containing protein, whose protein sequence is MSRLMKELKFFARQGGGSHKTCHDRIRIAGRLGALLLSLNIQVKSLGHLKTKHVEQYVDARLSQGIAKRTVQNEMSALRNIFRMAGKEKLETSPRLSNQALGLSGTSRAGTKQAIPDATFQVVYQKALERDAGFAATLKLARLLGLRSQEAVQCSASLKSWRKQLEQPEPKLHVIFGTKGGRPRQTRVLDVAAVKEAVEQAIAIVEQRSGRLIDKPDLKQAMNYWRTHTTRIGLTGHHSPHSLRYAWVQDALVFYQQNGFSHQEARALVSMDLGHGDGRGRYVERIYSR, encoded by the coding sequence ATGAGTCGATTGATGAAGGAATTAAAATTTTTTGCACGACAAGGCGGCGGCAGTCATAAAACCTGTCATGATCGCATTCGGATTGCCGGACGTTTAGGCGCGTTGTTATTGAGCCTGAATATTCAGGTGAAAAGTCTCGGTCATTTGAAGACCAAGCACGTAGAACAGTACGTTGATGCCCGTTTATCTCAGGGGATTGCCAAGCGAACAGTGCAAAATGAAATGTCCGCACTGCGGAATATCTTCCGCATGGCAGGCAAGGAAAAGCTGGAAACTTCGCCGCGCCTGAGTAATCAGGCATTGGGATTAAGTGGAACCAGCCGCGCCGGAACGAAACAAGCGATCCCTGATGCTACGTTTCAGGTTGTTTATCAAAAAGCCCTTGAGCGTGATGCCGGATTTGCTGCCACACTGAAACTCGCCCGATTGCTGGGGCTACGTTCTCAGGAAGCAGTGCAATGCAGTGCCTCACTGAAAAGCTGGCGCAAACAGTTAGAGCAGCCTGAGCCGAAACTGCATGTTATCTTCGGCACAAAAGGTGGACGACCACGGCAAACCCGTGTATTGGATGTTGCAGCGGTGAAAGAGGCTGTTGAGCAGGCAATCGCTATTGTAGAACAACGTAGTGGCAGGTTGATTGATAAACCGGATCTCAAACAAGCCATGAACTATTGGCGAACGCATACCACAAGGATTGGTTTAACAGGTCATCATTCACCTCACAGTTTACGCTATGCCTGGGTGCAGGATGCTCTGGTGTTTTACCAACAAAATGGTTTTAGCCATCAGGAAGCAAGAGCGCTGGTTTCAATGGATTTGGGACATGGTGATGGTCGCGGGCGCTACGTTGAGCGGATTTATAGCCGTTAA
- a CDS encoding type VI secretion system baseplate subunit TssF: MKNNKESLYLKERAYLRELAEHIAKESPHLAEFLVSSHDPDIARVFEAFAFLIANLRDKLEDNLPEIVHGILSRIWPLALSPIPPTTIVQFTPTDDEHQGTAEIPISTSVSASLNGQLINFKTCRPLHIEPLIVQERAVRKTGTHSEIILTLCQTGTASPVWQSGALSFFLGTDTEKAAQLSLWLDQHICEVSLNTQGKQRKLRGFPYGWHDLLDSPVLPVPKNTYSGLQPLVEYYALSQLYNFVTLDISSSCAKVPLNDDGTFELILRFGGELPLEDVEGAFLLGCVPAIHLENQASPPVRLEAGNHRYPLPLGGSVCLYRLREVQVVVQPEDSEQRGTPYHWLPIEQFVPAGRFFDDDAQPDTFYYQLQTEQDFLGRIQHRLCFFDLTGKPANNLPAIEVSCYFTGYHEQALGLTQDTITVTQENSPSHLSVHNITPVTTDYPPLLQENNGWPLLSCLSSPPMMLFATDSLKQFLRLFDPYADTHRPLSRQFRQHIDGIVQVEERLTDRMRRGRPIRGHLLSLTLNPDCYRNQGEMYRFCRLINQALACFITQSSFVMLEIFTPDNSEVLWQFWHVDGLRPAM; encoded by the coding sequence ATGAAAAACAACAAAGAATCGCTTTATCTAAAAGAGCGCGCTTACCTGAGAGAGCTGGCTGAGCACATCGCGAAAGAGTCACCGCATCTGGCTGAGTTTCTGGTTTCCTCTCATGACCCTGATATTGCCCGTGTTTTCGAAGCCTTTGCGTTTTTGATTGCCAATCTGCGGGACAAGCTGGAGGATAATTTGCCCGAAATTGTTCACGGCATTCTCTCCCGTATCTGGCCGTTAGCCCTGTCTCCTATTCCACCGACGACGATAGTACAGTTTACGCCCACGGATGATGAACATCAGGGCACTGCCGAGATCCCGATCAGTACATCGGTGTCAGCCAGCCTTAACGGGCAGTTGATCAACTTTAAAACCTGCCGTCCTTTGCATATTGAACCGTTGATTGTCCAGGAGCGCGCAGTCAGGAAAACCGGCACTCACAGTGAAATTATTCTGACCCTGTGCCAGACCGGCACGGCATCCCCGGTCTGGCAAAGCGGAGCCTTATCTTTTTTCCTTGGCACTGACACCGAAAAGGCCGCCCAGCTCAGCCTGTGGCTGGATCAACATATTTGTGAAGTCAGCCTGAACACGCAGGGCAAGCAGCGAAAGCTGCGCGGTTTTCCTTATGGCTGGCATGATCTGCTTGATAGTCCGGTGCTGCCTGTGCCCAAAAATACGTATTCCGGCCTGCAACCGCTGGTGGAATATTATGCACTATCCCAACTGTATAACTTTGTCACGCTGGATATCAGCAGCAGTTGCGCAAAAGTCCCGCTGAATGACGATGGCACGTTTGAGCTGATTTTGCGTTTCGGGGGCGAATTGCCGCTGGAGGATGTCGAGGGGGCATTTTTGTTGGGTTGTGTGCCGGCGATCCATCTGGAAAACCAGGCCAGCCCACCTGTCCGGTTGGAAGCCGGTAATCACCGCTATCCGCTGCCATTGGGCGGATCGGTGTGCTTGTACCGGCTGCGGGAGGTTCAGGTGGTGGTGCAGCCCGAAGACAGTGAGCAGCGTGGCACGCCTTATCACTGGCTGCCGATTGAGCAGTTTGTTCCCGCAGGGCGTTTTTTCGATGATGATGCACAGCCCGACACGTTTTACTACCAGCTCCAGACCGAGCAGGATTTTCTGGGCAGGATCCAACATCGGCTGTGTTTTTTTGATTTGACCGGTAAACCGGCAAACAACTTACCTGCCATTGAGGTTTCGTGTTATTTCACTGGCTACCATGAACAGGCGCTGGGATTAACGCAAGATACTATTACCGTGACGCAAGAAAATTCGCCGTCTCATCTCAGCGTCCACAATATCACGCCGGTCACCACTGATTATCCGCCATTGTTACAGGAAAATAACGGCTGGCCGCTGCTTTCCTGTCTTTCCAGCCCACCGATGATGCTGTTTGCCACCGACAGCCTGAAACAGTTTCTCCGGTTGTTTGACCCGTATGCTGACACGCATCGCCCCTTGAGCCGCCAGTTCCGCCAACACATTGACGGCATTGTACAGGTGGAAGAGCGTCTGACTGACCGGATGCGGCGGGGGCGCCCCATTCGCGGGCATTTACTCTCACTGACGCTGAACCCTGATTGTTATCGTAATCAGGGAGAAATGTATCGCTTCTGCCGGTTAATCAATCAGGCGCTGGCTTGTTTTATCACCCAATCTTCGTTTGTCATGCTGGAGATTTTTACGCCGGACAACAGTGAAGTGCTATGGCAGTTCTGGCATGTCGATGGATTACGCCCGGCCATGTAA
- a CDS encoding type VI secretion system Vgr family protein, with the protein MKSGLRFTCRIAGVPEDTFAVGEFSLQEGLSELFTLNMTLVRTGNPNPFKPQVEIDLASLLMQEAVLQIFYGETEQRKITGIISHADWVGTDGNKTIYSVTVRPACWRLTLNQDSRIYHQQNVPAILNSLLKKHRVKADSKLYDVHQEREYVTQKRESDYAFFSRLAAEEGISFWFEDETLFFSDSHLGMTAGLPLQYQPQPETAHGVDTIYQVRLGVGMSPQRSLHKDFNPENPRYHLSHMHSSEGFRDFGSQTPYTVFESYGRFQKDAAAKPFLKYRQEALDNQKQTGSGSSNCIKLMPGKIFEIKNHPHKLLNVRWQVVGISHHGRCPQALGNDAGEGTTLSNQFSFISGLDDYRPPFHYKPLADGDETAIVVGPEGEEIFVNKDGAIKVHFHWNRYDPPDDGASCWVRVAQGWNGNGFGFMAIPRIGQEVIISYLNGDIDRPIVTGCVYNGLNRPPLDLPAQKTRTTFKTKTHKGKGFNELRFEDAKDSEEIYFHGQKDLTAHIENDAYWHIKHDQKSRIDNNRYHDIRADDHHQVAGSRKITTEGDVSHRIAGSQHIQTGDATVIDSGQEIHLKSGGKVVLEAAAEITLKVGGSFLKVTPGGILCSPINVGQGSGGNGRGLALQLPEGVEPLPMVEFPAHPYCPLLAQQDVSPVIKPAKKE; encoded by the coding sequence ATGAAAAGTGGATTACGTTTTACCTGCCGTATCGCGGGTGTGCCGGAAGACACCTTTGCGGTTGGCGAATTTTCTCTACAGGAAGGATTATCCGAACTCTTTACCCTGAACATGACACTGGTCAGAACGGGCAACCCGAATCCGTTTAAACCACAGGTGGAGATTGATTTGGCCTCTCTGCTGATGCAGGAAGCGGTGTTGCAGATTTTTTATGGTGAAACGGAGCAACGCAAAATCACCGGCATCATCTCCCATGCGGACTGGGTGGGCACCGATGGTAATAAGACAATCTATTCCGTCACCGTCCGCCCTGCCTGCTGGCGGCTGACGCTCAATCAGGACAGCCGGATTTATCATCAGCAAAATGTGCCGGCCATTTTAAACAGCCTGCTGAAAAAACATCGGGTGAAAGCCGATTCGAAACTCTACGATGTGCATCAGGAGCGGGAATATGTGACCCAGAAACGGGAATCCGATTATGCATTTTTCAGCCGGTTAGCCGCGGAAGAAGGTATCAGTTTCTGGTTTGAGGATGAAACGCTGTTTTTCAGTGACAGCCATCTGGGTATGACCGCTGGCTTGCCGCTGCAATACCAGCCCCAGCCGGAAACCGCGCATGGGGTAGATACGATTTATCAGGTACGGTTAGGCGTCGGCATGAGTCCGCAGCGCAGTTTGCACAAAGATTTCAACCCGGAAAACCCGCGCTATCACCTCTCCCATATGCACAGCAGCGAAGGTTTCCGCGATTTTGGTAGCCAGACCCCCTATACCGTGTTTGAAAGTTACGGGCGTTTTCAGAAAGATGCGGCCGCCAAACCGTTTTTAAAATACCGGCAGGAAGCGCTGGATAACCAGAAGCAGACCGGCAGCGGTAGCAGTAACTGCATCAAACTGATGCCAGGTAAAATTTTCGAGATAAAAAATCATCCCCATAAACTGCTTAATGTTCGCTGGCAGGTGGTCGGTATCAGCCATCACGGTCGCTGCCCGCAGGCATTGGGAAATGATGCCGGTGAAGGCACCACGCTTTCCAACCAGTTCAGTTTTATTTCCGGTCTGGATGATTATCGTCCGCCTTTCCACTACAAGCCTCTGGCAGATGGCGATGAAACTGCCATCGTGGTCGGTCCGGAAGGTGAGGAAATCTTCGTTAATAAAGACGGAGCGATTAAAGTCCATTTTCACTGGAACCGCTATGACCCACCGGATGATGGTGCCTCGTGCTGGGTGCGCGTAGCTCAGGGCTGGAATGGTAACGGCTTTGGTTTTATGGCGATACCCCGTATCGGGCAGGAGGTGATTATCTCTTACCTGAACGGCGATATCGACCGCCCCATCGTCACCGGCTGTGTCTATAACGGCCTGAACCGCCCACCACTGGATTTGCCGGCTCAAAAAACTCGTACCACGTTTAAAACCAAAACCCACAAAGGCAAAGGATTTAACGAACTGCGCTTTGAGGATGCGAAAGACAGCGAAGAAATCTATTTTCACGGCCAGAAAGACCTGACTGCCCATATCGAAAACGATGCCTACTGGCATATCAAACATGACCAGAAGAGCCGCATCGATAACAACCGTTACCACGATATCCGCGCCGATGACCATCATCAGGTCGCCGGTTCGCGCAAAATCACCACCGAAGGGGATGTCTCCCACCGGATTGCCGGCAGCCAGCATATCCAGACCGGCGACGCGACTGTGATTGACAGCGGACAGGAAATCCATCTGAAAAGCGGCGGCAAAGTGGTGCTGGAAGCGGCAGCCGAAATCACCCTGAAAGTGGGCGGCAGTTTTCTGAAAGTCACACCGGGCGGCATTCTCTGCTCACCGATTAATGTTGGACAAGGTTCAGGCGGCAATGGACGCGGGCTGGCACTGCAACTGCCGGAAGGTGTCGAGCCGTTGCCGATGGTGGAATTTCCGGCTCATCCATACTGCCCATTACTGGCTCAGCAGGATGTCAGTCCGGTGATTAAACCCGCCAAAAAGGAATAA
- a CDS encoding DUF4123 domain-containing protein has protein sequence MTEETMTETTTSWQAWLNKPNDAPVFFILNSLAQPNPIDQFYRNDWVEQAFPLYSGTPMHKMLKQSPWLVQAKSHGLFQIGEILDRHALSDNSWGWAYRSTMSWQKQLVHWQHRQLVMMNGEQVLFRIMDARVFGAMVPAFTVSDWSLMLSPVTELMIDTPQPMWFCRPEACGESNSKIPFTLGEHLLTVWLRSPYGLKVLSSSLYDDLWENHGEMAKQLDQPVGSLELRIEQWLQQRIEAGQYVEKISGQDYLLAMVQEKEQEKD, from the coding sequence ATGACGGAAGAGACGATGACAGAAACTACAACAAGCTGGCAGGCATGGCTGAATAAACCCAATGATGCCCCGGTATTCTTTATTCTCAATTCTCTGGCGCAACCCAACCCGATCGATCAGTTTTATCGCAATGATTGGGTCGAACAAGCATTTCCGCTCTACAGTGGTACACCAATGCACAAGATGTTGAAACAAAGCCCATGGCTGGTACAGGCAAAAAGCCACGGGTTATTCCAGATAGGGGAAATACTAGATCGCCACGCACTCAGTGATAACAGTTGGGGCTGGGCGTACCGCAGCACTATGTCGTGGCAGAAGCAGCTTGTTCACTGGCAACACCGCCAGTTAGTGATGATGAATGGCGAACAGGTGCTGTTTCGCATCATGGACGCCCGCGTTTTCGGTGCGATGGTGCCCGCTTTCACGGTCAGCGACTGGTCCCTGATGTTATCACCGGTGACAGAACTGATGATCGACACACCACAGCCGATGTGGTTTTGCCGTCCCGAAGCCTGTGGTGAAAGTAACAGTAAAATCCCGTTTACCCTGGGTGAACACCTGCTGACAGTCTGGCTGCGATCCCCTTACGGTCTGAAAGTGTTAAGTAGTTCACTTTATGATGATTTATGGGAAAACCACGGTGAAATGGCGAAACAACTGGATCAGCCTGTGGGTAGTCTGGAACTACGAATAGAACAGTGGTTGCAGCAAAGAATTGAAGCGGGTCAATACGTTGAGAAAATCTCTGGTCAGGATTATCTGTTGGCGATGGTACAAGAAAAAGAACAGGAGAAAGATTGA
- a CDS encoding lipase family protein has protein sequence MSNANSIYCHDCQAMLKNKIEIQLVDEHHKPIANMPYTLKNRKITRKGTTDGNGMIREEQLLASPLRLFLSGQELADEMEKRPLRTKRNSEYTRSTEAMKAISPVFKESQESGHQYRYAKIGELVDKFPVIEKWKGEKPLPSYHFPDSEPRGLEVYPSYVDEYRYVIEVCPFRAWSLLLHHQKDYSLVNAYNLSLMSILTYSNDDESYLGSVTHFFSKQLLDLSRSPYRINDQSFSPIVYDVPFSERYTEIVFVDSKKQTIPKGDTQLFYVVNKKEIIIGWRGTESGTDAITDLTFQPLELGCTPKGICSGFIENGKIHKGFWEGFHLINQSKVLQLDKTIGIFDHIIKLVKGRKLFVCGHSLGGALALIHSAQLKAHNPCLYTYGMPRTFTQMAVQELADITHYRHVNENDTVPSVPFNKDMDNIAFQIGTTPSGILIELFDSPIAEEASKWYPSILAGRLVAKGFKLFSKNDDPFLHHGKLVYFYVSSYLESKPKLYLLPSLNEKTQKDTVEFIEQQAQSKIDQFRQQEISSLYPYNNENSIDKGGLGALDHSSTLYSKYIDQRLRELCALPLDRKTQRPHEDLSFLESEPTSIRAMLDRKKIRKHYFLMEIDNQLASTLEVTRNDKIGLVALQRYFEKR, from the coding sequence ATGAGTAATGCAAATTCGATTTATTGTCATGATTGTCAGGCCATGTTAAAGAACAAAATAGAAATTCAGCTTGTCGATGAACATCATAAACCCATAGCCAATATGCCCTATACATTAAAAAATAGAAAAATCACGCGTAAAGGAACAACAGACGGAAATGGTATGATCCGGGAAGAACAATTATTGGCTTCCCCTTTACGTTTATTTCTTAGTGGGCAAGAACTTGCCGATGAAATGGAAAAACGCCCACTGAGAACGAAGCGTAACAGTGAATACACTCGCTCTACCGAAGCCATGAAAGCCATTTCACCTGTTTTTAAAGAAAGTCAGGAATCAGGTCACCAATATCGTTATGCAAAAATTGGAGAATTAGTTGATAAATTTCCCGTTATTGAAAAATGGAAAGGAGAAAAGCCTCTTCCAAGTTACCATTTTCCTGATAGTGAACCACGAGGTCTTGAAGTTTATCCATCATATGTCGATGAATATCGCTATGTTATTGAAGTGTGTCCATTTAGGGCATGGTCTTTGTTGTTGCATCATCAAAAAGATTATTCACTGGTTAATGCCTATAATCTCTCACTCATGAGCATATTAACCTATTCTAACGATGATGAAAGCTATCTCGGTTCAGTAACTCACTTTTTTAGTAAACAGCTACTTGATTTGTCACGCTCACCTTATCGGATCAACGACCAGTCTTTTTCCCCTATTGTTTATGATGTCCCATTTAGCGAACGTTATACAGAAATAGTATTCGTTGATTCAAAAAAACAAACAATTCCTAAAGGAGATACTCAACTTTTTTATGTGGTAAATAAGAAAGAAATTATCATTGGATGGCGTGGTACTGAAAGTGGAACAGATGCTATAACAGATTTAACATTCCAGCCACTAGAGCTAGGCTGTACTCCCAAAGGAATATGTAGTGGTTTTATCGAAAATGGGAAAATACATAAAGGTTTTTGGGAAGGTTTTCATCTTATAAATCAATCAAAGGTTCTACAGCTTGATAAGACAATAGGTATATTTGATCATATTATTAAATTAGTGAAGGGAAGAAAATTATTTGTCTGTGGCCATAGTTTAGGTGGTGCGCTTGCTTTAATTCATAGCGCACAACTAAAAGCACATAATCCTTGCCTTTATACTTACGGTATGCCACGTACATTCACCCAAATGGCGGTTCAAGAGCTTGCTGATATTACTCACTACCGCCATGTCAATGAAAATGATACTGTTCCTTCTGTACCCTTCAACAAGGATATGGATAATATTGCATTTCAAATAGGCACTACTCCTTCTGGCATCTTAATTGAATTATTCGATAGCCCTATTGCGGAAGAAGCCTCAAAATGGTATCCATCGATTTTGGCAGGAAGACTTGTTGCAAAAGGTTTTAAATTATTTAGCAAAAATGATGATCCTTTTTTACACCATGGCAAGTTAGTTTATTTTTATGTTTCGTCTTATTTAGAATCAAAACCTAAACTGTACTTACTACCATCACTAAATGAAAAAACTCAAAAAGACACTGTCGAATTTATCGAGCAACAAGCACAGTCGAAAATAGATCAGTTTAGGCAGCAAGAAATAAGTTCTTTATACCCATATAATAATGAAAACTCTATTGATAAAGGAGGATTAGGAGCTCTAGATCATAGTAGTACCTTATACTCAAAGTATATTGATCAAAGATTAAGGGAATTATGCGCCCTTCCCCTAGATAGAAAAACTCAAAGGCCTCATGAAGATTTATCATTTTTAGAAAGTGAACCAACCTCCATTCGGGCAATGTTGGATAGAAAAAAGATTAGAAAACACTATTTTTTAATGGAGATAGATAATCAGCTAGCAAGTACGCTAGAAGTTACTCGAAATGATAAAATAGGCTTAGTAGCCTTGCAACGTTATTTTGAAAAACGATAA
- a CDS encoding PAAR domain-containing protein, whose product MANKAVILLNDTTDHGGKVITAVGGYTYKGIPVAGETDLVECPKCEGVFPIVEGSENLKNNGKAIAVEGMHTECGAKLISSQKEFLA is encoded by the coding sequence ATGGCAAACAAAGCCGTTATTTTATTAAACGACACAACCGATCACGGCGGTAAAGTAATTACAGCTGTGGGTGGTTATACTTACAAAGGTATTCCCGTTGCCGGAGAAACGGATTTAGTCGAATGTCCTAAATGCGAGGGAGTTTTTCCTATTGTCGAAGGCAGTGAGAATTTAAAGAATAATGGGAAAGCTATTGCAGTAGAGGGAATGCATACAGAGTGTGGCGCTAAACTGATTTCCAGTCAGAAAGAGTTTCTCGCTTAA
- a CDS encoding DUF927 domain-containing protein produces the protein MADTQHNQTRPKLTSLDKSDSQKPLEFIQTVKQSAMYHWENLLPACGIDIPAKGKHSACPVCGGTDRFHFIDDHHHGNWHCRQCDLPNYGDGLDLVAKTNRISVLEAAKIVANVLALPLPESKPAKEITYPVQPIAKRVAALMAQTVAGPSPYLAAKGLQHHNQRLLEDDSLLLVLTALDKKVTGAQIIKPDGEKKLLSGSQKKGAFITVSELEKNPDTLIITEGYATALTVSQLYKGTVLAALDAGNLYSVAKTVRERWPGTKIILAADNDWHHPDELDKNGRPKVNIGKVSAEKAALAVNGWVTLPPTEYKADWDDYRQQHGIEAAKQAFSNGLYQAVENVAVSKSVTTDSDEYREKGYDPLKPHIDIRKNGIYWVEPKEQGGEIVEVEKWLSDYMEIVGIGNDGSEGYLIIKLRQEGTGKYIVEALPRREIGMPVGWARLRSRGMNITVKNSLLPVLAEHLQRSGDRREWVVTQKAGWHCGAYVMPDGEIIGQPYMPVAFSGGTSAIAGYVVRGSAEQWKTHVASLLQGNRSMMLGVLVGLSAPLNSLTGGTCFGVHLFAQSSAGKTTTVEAASSLYGDPEELKLSWHGTNHGLNNEAAARNDGFMPIDEIGQSSNPKEVANSAYSLFNGVGKIQGKREGGNRAVIRWKIAALSTGEEDLETFLIKGGITPKAGQLVRLLSVPFIDTACFNGYEDGDSHARAIKRESKRYCGAAGRAWVQWLSEYQEQAIEMTAGKEKEWLDSLPEEASAQVKRVAVRFALLDAVGELASHITGWSKEASHAAVKQSFDDWLADFGIGNREKYQVITRTRDFIQKYGLSRFQPYTYGRPNGDIDTSHAMRISDLAGYLVHNRRHDGQAEYHIIPSVFEAEILQGLQKKSGFEALEEAGMLVKAEKDRFISKTISVNGTQGRFVVLIFRDED, from the coding sequence ATGGCTGATACACAGCATAACCAAACTCGCCCTAAATTGACATCTTTGGATAAATCAGACAGCCAAAAACCGCTCGAATTTATCCAAACCGTGAAGCAATCCGCTATGTACCATTGGGAAAATCTGTTACCTGCCTGTGGTATCGATATTCCTGCAAAGGGTAAACATAGCGCTTGCCCTGTCTGCGGCGGCACCGACCGTTTTCACTTTATTGATGACCACCATCACGGCAACTGGCACTGTCGCCAGTGTGATCTTCCGAACTACGGCGATGGATTGGATTTAGTAGCGAAAACCAACCGTATCTCAGTTCTTGAGGCTGCTAAGATTGTTGCTAACGTACTGGCATTACCTTTGCCAGAATCCAAACCAGCCAAAGAAATCACTTATCCAGTACAGCCGATTGCCAAAAGAGTCGCGGCACTGATGGCTCAAACTGTTGCTGGGCCATCGCCCTATCTGGCTGCAAAGGGACTACAACACCATAATCAGCGTTTACTGGAAGATGATTCCCTATTATTGGTACTGACAGCGTTAGATAAAAAGGTCACTGGTGCACAAATCATCAAACCTGACGGTGAGAAAAAATTACTGTCTGGCAGCCAGAAGAAAGGCGCATTTATTACTGTATCAGAACTGGAAAAAAATCCCGACACGCTAATCATTACCGAGGGTTATGCCACGGCACTGACGGTTAGCCAACTCTATAAAGGCACTGTTCTGGCGGCGCTGGATGCTGGCAATTTGTATTCTGTCGCTAAAACCGTTAGGGAGCGTTGGCCGGGCACGAAAATTATTCTGGCAGCAGATAATGACTGGCATCATCCCGACGAACTGGATAAGAACGGCAGACCAAAGGTAAATATCGGCAAGGTTTCAGCAGAGAAAGCGGCTCTTGCAGTGAATGGTTGGGTTACGTTACCACCTACGGAATACAAAGCCGATTGGGATGATTATCGCCAGCAGCATGGTATTGAGGCCGCAAAGCAGGCATTCAGTAATGGATTGTATCAGGCGGTAGAGAACGTAGCAGTGTCAAAATCTGTAACCACTGATTCAGATGAATACCGAGAGAAAGGATACGACCCGCTAAAACCCCATATCGATATCCGCAAGAATGGGATTTATTGGGTTGAACCGAAAGAACAAGGTGGCGAAATCGTCGAAGTCGAAAAATGGCTGAGTGATTACATGGAAATCGTTGGTATTGGCAATGATGGCAGCGAAGGTTATCTCATTATTAAGCTACGTCAGGAAGGCACAGGAAAATATATTGTAGAAGCACTTCCCCGCCGTGAAATCGGGATGCCGGTTGGCTGGGCTAGACTGCGTTCGCGAGGAATGAACATCACCGTAAAAAACAGTCTGTTGCCTGTTTTAGCTGAGCATCTGCAACGCAGCGGCGATCGCCGTGAATGGGTTGTGACACAGAAAGCAGGCTGGCACTGCGGCGCATATGTCATGCCGGACGGTGAAATCATCGGTCAGCCCTATATGCCTGTCGCGTTCAGTGGCGGCACATCTGCCATTGCCGGTTATGTGGTCAGGGGAAGCGCCGAACAGTGGAAAACACACGTTGCGTCATTACTGCAAGGCAACCGCTCAATGATGCTGGGCGTACTGGTGGGATTGTCTGCCCCACTTAATTCACTGACAGGCGGGACCTGCTTTGGTGTGCATTTATTCGCCCAATCCTCCGCAGGGAAAACCACCACCGTTGAGGCGGCCAGCAGCTTATACGGTGATCCCGAAGAACTGAAATTATCATGGCATGGTACTAACCACGGTTTAAACAATGAGGCCGCAGCCCGTAATGATGGCTTTATGCCCATTGACGAAATCGGACAAAGCTCGAATCCGAAGGAAGTCGCTAACAGTGCCTACAGCCTGTTTAACGGTGTCGGTAAAATTCAGGGAAAACGGGAAGGTGGGAACCGTGCCGTGATCCGCTGGAAGATTGCTGCTCTTTCAACAGGTGAGGAAGATTTAGAAACGTTTCTGATAAAAGGTGGGATCACCCCAAAAGCCGGACAGCTTGTCAGGCTGCTCAGTGTACCCTTTATTGATACGGCATGTTTCAATGGCTATGAGGATGGTGATTCTCATGCAAGAGCCATTAAGCGTGAATCCAAACGCTATTGTGGTGCAGCGGGTCGGGCATGGGTTCAATGGTTGTCTGAGTATCAGGAGCAGGCAATAGAAATGACTGCCGGTAAAGAAAAAGAGTGGCTTGATAGCCTGCCAGAAGAAGCCTCAGCGCAAGTCAAGCGCGTTGCCGTGCGTTTCGCGTTACTGGATGCCGTTGGAGAGCTGGCATCCCATATCACCGGCTGGAGTAAAGAAGCGAGTCATGCTGCGGTAAAACAAAGTTTCGATGACTGGTTAGCCGATTTTGGCATCGGAAACCGGGAAAAATATCAGGTAATAACGCGAACGCGTGACTTTATCCAGAAATACGGGCTGTCACGCTTTCAGCCTTATACCTACGGCAGGCCAAACGGGGATATTGATACCTCACACGCCATGAGGATTAGTGATCTTGCGGGGTATCTGGTGCATAACCGCCGTCATGACGGACAGGCGGAATACCACATTATCCCCAGTGTATTTGAAGCAGAGATATTGCAGGGATTACAGAAGAAATCCGGCTTTGAAGCCTTAGAAGAGGCTGGAATGCTGGTTAAAGCGGAGAAAGATCGCTTTATCAGCAAAACCATCTCAGTCAATGGTACTCAAGGACGGTTTGTGGTGCTGATTTTCAGGGATGAGGATTAA
- a CDS encoding helix-turn-helix transcriptional regulator, translating to MPTITTSKESLIRLPEVQRRTGYSKAWIYRLIKEDKFPKQVKIGPRSVAFVESEIDGWVDQRIAESRGI from the coding sequence ATGCCAACGATTACAACATCTAAAGAAAGTCTTATTCGCCTGCCAGAAGTTCAGCGCAGAACGGGCTACAGCAAGGCATGGATCTACAGGCTGATTAAAGAAGATAAGTTCCCGAAGCAAGTCAAAATCGGCCCTCGTTCGGTTGCGTTTGTTGAATCAGAAATTGATGGCTGGGTAGATCAGCGGATTGCTGAGTCTCGTGGAATTTAA